A section of the Geovibrio ferrireducens genome encodes:
- the thiF gene encoding sulfur carrier protein ThiS adenylyltransferase ThiF, with the protein MKIYVNEKERTVEKGVSAFAVRAFFKADADVVILNGHLIGADMPLNDGDRISLIKKGEIPPADELESLLVSRHTPGVHEKMKKAKIAVAGLGGLGSNIAVSLARMGAGDMLLVDYDVVEPSNINRQQYFVDQIGMKKTDALRANLERINPYASYTYQDVFLTEANTAEIFSGYDVIIEAIDKAETKAMIIRECAAKCRESFIIGASGLAGYADTSVISVRFAGKMAIVGDFVNEAKPGQGLMAPRVAVAANIQANLAVRYILGDLPEVKK; encoded by the coding sequence ATGAAAATATATGTAAATGAAAAAGAAAGAACAGTTGAAAAGGGCGTTTCCGCCTTCGCTGTCAGGGCATTCTTCAAAGCCGATGCCGATGTCGTGATCCTCAACGGACACCTGATCGGCGCGGATATGCCCCTTAATGACGGCGACAGAATATCGCTGATAAAAAAGGGCGAAATCCCACCCGCGGATGAGCTGGAGAGCCTGCTTGTCTCCCGCCACACCCCCGGAGTCCATGAGAAGATGAAGAAGGCGAAAATAGCCGTGGCGGGCCTCGGCGGCCTCGGTTCAAACATAGCCGTAAGCCTTGCCAGAATGGGCGCAGGTGATATGCTTCTTGTGGATTATGATGTGGTGGAACCGTCCAACATAAACCGTCAGCAGTACTTTGTTGATCAGATAGGGATGAAGAAAACAGACGCCCTGAGAGCGAATCTGGAGCGCATAAACCCTTACGCTTCTTACACATATCAGGATGTTTTCCTCACTGAGGCAAACACGGCGGAAATTTTCAGCGGCTATGATGTGATCATAGAAGCAATAGACAAAGCCGAAACAAAGGCTATGATAATACGCGAATGCGCAGCAAAATGCCGTGAAAGCTTCATCATAGGCGCAAGCGGACTGGCGGGCTATGCGGACACTTCCGTCATAAGCGTGCGCTTCGCCGGAAAAATGGCCATAGTGGGCGATTTTGTTAACGAGGCGAAACCGGGGCAGGGGCTTATGGCTCCGCGGGTGGCTGTTGCGGCGAATATTCAGGCTAATCTGGCTGTGAGATACATTCTGGGTGATCTTCCGGAGGTGAAAAAATGA
- a CDS encoding response regulator transcription factor, which yields MEADALTVLYVEDDFYVRESLLRLLRRRFSNVIEARDGREGLEMHRLHNPDFIITDIQMPIMDGLEMCERIMKERPDAKVIVTTAFNDREFISRAECLGVKAYISKPVMKDSLMNAIRAVLS from the coding sequence TTGGAAGCAGATGCTCTGACTGTTCTTTATGTTGAGGATGATTTTTACGTGAGGGAATCGCTCCTCCGTCTTCTCCGCAGAAGGTTCTCTAATGTTATTGAAGCCCGTGACGGACGGGAAGGGCTTGAGATGCACAGGCTTCATAACCCGGACTTCATCATAACAGATATACAGATGCCGATCATGGACGGGCTTGAGATGTGCGAAAGGATAATGAAGGAAAGGCCCGATGCAAAAGTGATTGTGACCACCGCCTTCAACGACCGCGAGTTCATCAGCAGGGCAGAATGCCTCGGCGTTAAGGCCTATATCAGCAAGCCCGTGATGAAGGACTCGCTGATGAACGCCATCAGGGCTGTTCTCTCTTAA
- the thiD gene encoding bifunctional hydroxymethylpyrimidine kinase/phosphomethylpyrimidine kinase, whose product MKKALTIAGSDSGGGAGIQADIKSFSANGVFGMSVITAITAQNTLGVTDVFDLPLSIINSQIDAIFADMGADAVKTGMLSSPEIVVTVADAMKKYGVRKLVVDPVMVAKGGSPLLRAEAVDTVKKHLIPLALVITPNIPEAEVLLGRSIDDFEEAAKELRALGCANVILKGGHGTGEQSRDLLYDGNEFIWLDAPRVVTRNTHGTGCTFASAVAAWLAKDYDITEAAFEAKRYITEAIRHADSMNIGRGHGPVNHFY is encoded by the coding sequence ATGAAAAAGGCACTCACCATAGCAGGGAGCGATTCAGGCGGCGGCGCAGGCATTCAGGCGGATATTAAGTCGTTCAGTGCAAACGGTGTTTTCGGCATGAGCGTAATCACCGCCATCACTGCGCAGAACACTCTGGGCGTTACGGATGTATTTGATCTTCCCTTAAGCATAATAAATTCCCAGATAGATGCGATTTTTGCCGATATGGGCGCAGACGCTGTGAAAACAGGTATGCTCTCCTCCCCTGAAATTGTTGTCACTGTTGCTGATGCCATGAAGAAATACGGTGTGCGGAAGCTTGTGGTTGACCCGGTTATGGTAGCCAAAGGGGGCAGCCCCCTGCTCAGGGCGGAAGCCGTTGATACAGTGAAGAAGCATCTTATCCCGCTGGCGCTTGTTATCACGCCGAATATTCCGGAGGCTGAGGTTCTTCTGGGGCGCAGCATAGATGATTTTGAGGAGGCGGCAAAGGAACTGCGGGCACTCGGCTGCGCAAATGTTATCCTCAAGGGCGGGCACGGCACAGGGGAACAGAGCAGGGATCTTCTGTATGACGGAAATGAGTTTATATGGCTGGATGCGCCGAGGGTTGTAACACGCAACACCCACGGAACAGGATGCACGTTTGCCTCAGCAGTGGCGGCATGGCTTGCGAAGGATTATGACATAACAGAGGCGGCCTTCGAGGCTAAGCGGTATATCACCGAGGCGATACGCCATGCGGATTCAATGAATATCGGCAGAGGCCACGGGCCGGTGAATCACTTCTACTAA
- a CDS encoding ComEC/Rec2 family competence protein, with product MLLHKIRMYKVEGFFFVSIISAVLTVGYLYAQIAAALLVTAVFLSRRMFAVIGFLIISLMLFIHFTVLVTAEKDPGKERTTYETTRGTVLADNEYALRAGEAVIGSYTKVPYRGREGRLAPGYLVLEKVYFRTELPLVSAILEKRKELSEKMYAESAGRLRIIQALLLGDRSHLEGRVQDVYLLTGLSHLLAVSGTHVGVITLICFTLLFFLPLKLRMFVSCFALAAFVPLAGFKVPVMRAAVTAVTAMTAWILDCRTDFRKLLLFLWGFFLLIAPGLLGNISFLLSFAAVYGITSLRFKGLSWFEGTIKAGIAATAFTMPLSMYVFGTFNPASIFSTIIMVPVVYLQLITGFLYMLFPSLTLEPLVMLEKLNIYASDLMASLTGVFFVLKAMSLHIFILLMLFLAVISRTKYVLVSAAVFLAVFIPSKAEDGLHFPELGRYRAFIYKEGDRIEAFYSGMRSNYLYSFIPFAAKFGVRNFDYAKIEIYDSENIIFTSAETSGDFSGICVNNPECLKPLIYMTRSNTITKSNINTEKTYFLYKNRLKADNIVELYNSAPLHYRPEGRTEE from the coding sequence ATGCTACTACATAAAATCCGCATGTACAAGGTTGAAGGCTTCTTTTTTGTCTCTATTATTTCCGCTGTGCTGACAGTAGGTTATCTTTACGCACAGATTGCGGCGGCGCTCCTTGTAACCGCTGTTTTCCTTTCACGGCGGATGTTTGCGGTAATAGGTTTTCTTATAATTTCCCTGATGCTCTTCATACATTTCACTGTGCTGGTAACGGCGGAGAAAGATCCCGGAAAGGAGCGCACCACATACGAAACCACCAGAGGCACGGTGCTTGCGGACAATGAATATGCCCTGCGGGCGGGGGAGGCGGTAATAGGCAGCTATACCAAAGTGCCTTACCGAGGCAGGGAGGGGCGGCTTGCTCCGGGGTATCTGGTGCTGGAAAAGGTGTATTTCCGCACGGAGCTTCCGCTGGTGTCCGCCATACTGGAAAAAAGGAAGGAGCTCTCGGAAAAGATGTACGCCGAATCCGCGGGACGGCTGAGGATAATTCAGGCGCTTCTTCTGGGTGACAGGTCTCACCTTGAGGGGCGGGTGCAGGATGTCTATCTGCTCACGGGGCTGAGCCACCTTCTGGCGGTATCGGGAACACATGTGGGCGTGATAACACTGATCTGCTTCACACTGCTCTTTTTCCTGCCCCTGAAGCTGCGCATGTTCGTCTCATGCTTCGCCCTTGCCGCTTTTGTGCCTCTGGCCGGGTTCAAGGTTCCGGTTATGCGCGCCGCAGTCACAGCCGTAACTGCCATGACAGCGTGGATTCTCGACTGCCGGACAGACTTCCGCAAGCTCCTGCTGTTTCTCTGGGGCTTTTTTTTGCTTATAGCTCCGGGGCTTCTGGGAAATATTTCGTTTCTTTTGTCATTTGCTGCGGTGTACGGCATAACCTCCCTGCGGTTCAAGGGCTTAAGCTGGTTTGAGGGAACGATAAAGGCGGGCATAGCGGCAACAGCTTTCACAATGCCTTTGTCCATGTATGTTTTCGGCACATTCAACCCCGCCAGCATTTTCAGCACGATCATAATGGTTCCAGTGGTGTATCTCCAGCTTATCACAGGCTTTTTGTATATGCTTTTCCCCTCTCTCACCCTTGAGCCTCTGGTTATGCTGGAAAAGCTCAACATTTACGCATCAGACCTGATGGCTTCACTCACAGGAGTGTTCTTCGTGCTGAAAGCTATGAGCCTGCATATCTTCATACTTCTCATGCTCTTTCTTGCGGTCATTTCCCGCACAAAGTATGTTCTGGTCTCTGCTGCGGTATTTCTCGCCGTATTTATCCCCTCAAAGGCTGAGGACGGGCTGCACTTTCCCGAACTGGGCAGGTACAGGGCGTTCATCTACAAGGAAGGAGACAGGATCGAGGCGTTTTATTCCGGAATGCGTTCAAACTATCTTTACTCATTCATCCCCTTTGCTGCAAAATTCGGTGTGAGAAATTTCGACTACGCAAAGATAGAAATCTATGACAGCGAGAACATTATTTTCACAAGTGCTGAAACTTCGGGAGATTTTTCCGGAATATGCGTGAATAATCCGGAATGTTTAAAACCCTTGATTTATATGACAAGATCGAACACCATAACAAAATCAAACATCAATACCGAAAAAACCTATTTCCTCTACAAAAACAGGCTGAAAGCGGACAATATAGTGGAATTGTACAATTCAGCACCGCTGCACTACAGACCGGAGGGAAGGACGGAAGAATGA
- a CDS encoding CcmD family protein — translation MQDFWYIVGAYSIIWVLLGGYMLSLGTKISDLNKRIDAVEADKEK, via the coding sequence ATGCAGGATTTCTGGTATATAGTCGGAGCTTATTCTATCATATGGGTGCTTCTCGGCGGCTACATGCTCAGCCTCGGCACTAAAATAAGCGACCTTAACAAACGTATCGACGCTGTTGAGGCAGATAAGGAAAAATAA
- the glgA gene encoding glycogen synthase GlgA codes for MNMPKVLFVSSEIAPYAKTGGLADVGSSLPKALKSEGVDVISVMPLYSSVNRAGYGLTEVFQSSCVHMGNCEEWYSVYKASLSGVDTYFIEFSKYFDRPGIYHTKAGEYADNAYRFAFFCRAAMQLAKDIRFKPDVIHCNDWQTGLIPYYIRKAEDFFFNGTKTVMTIHNIGYQGIYGADVLEYARIDRADFHAESFESFGGVNFLKGGIAYADKITTVSPSYAKEIQDEVGGGGLHMLLSYRRYDLEGILNGIDTDEWNPATDKYIPQNFSAETLHLKKVNKLALQERFILEKNENIALFGFVGRFAGQKGLHLLQYAVEKALKDMVCQFVIIGSGETEYEQYFGSLPARYPLRAGSFIGYSEEAAHLLEAGADFFVMPSLYEPCGLNQMYSLAYGTLPVVRATGGLDDTVKNYNEQTGEGTGFKFQLIDGDALYNTIGWAVSTYYDRPRHIEQMRMAAISEDFGWKNSAIRYINLYKNVTAL; via the coding sequence ATGAATATGCCGAAGGTGCTTTTTGTATCGAGCGAAATCGCTCCCTATGCGAAAACGGGCGGGCTGGCTGATGTCGGCTCCTCCCTGCCCAAGGCATTGAAGTCCGAAGGGGTTGACGTGATAAGCGTCATGCCCCTTTACTCCTCAGTAAACCGCGCTGGATACGGCCTCACAGAGGTCTTCCAGTCCTCCTGCGTCCACATGGGCAACTGCGAGGAATGGTACAGCGTTTATAAGGCATCCCTCAGCGGGGTGGACACCTATTTCATCGAGTTTTCCAAATACTTCGACCGTCCGGGAATTTACCACACAAAGGCAGGCGAATACGCTGACAACGCATACCGCTTTGCTTTTTTCTGCCGTGCGGCCATGCAGCTTGCAAAGGACATCCGCTTCAAGCCGGATGTAATCCACTGCAACGACTGGCAGACAGGGCTGATCCCATACTACATCCGCAAGGCGGAGGACTTCTTCTTTAACGGCACAAAAACCGTGATGACAATCCACAACATAGGCTATCAGGGGATTTACGGTGCTGATGTGCTGGAATATGCGAGAATTGACAGGGCTGATTTCCACGCGGAAAGCTTCGAATCATTCGGCGGGGTCAACTTCCTCAAAGGCGGCATAGCCTATGCGGATAAGATAACCACAGTCAGCCCCTCCTACGCTAAGGAGATTCAGGATGAAGTGGGCGGAGGCGGGCTGCACATGCTCCTCTCATACCGCAGATATGACCTTGAGGGAATCCTCAACGGCATAGACACTGACGAGTGGAACCCCGCAACAGACAAATATATTCCGCAGAATTTCAGCGCGGAGACCCTTCATCTCAAAAAAGTAAACAAGCTGGCGCTTCAGGAACGCTTCATACTTGAAAAAAACGAAAACATCGCACTCTTCGGCTTTGTAGGCAGGTTTGCCGGACAGAAAGGGCTGCACCTTTTACAGTATGCTGTGGAAAAAGCGCTCAAAGATATGGTCTGCCAGTTCGTAATAATCGGCAGCGGCGAAACCGAATATGAACAGTACTTCGGCAGCCTCCCCGCAAGGTATCCGCTGAGGGCAGGCTCATTCATAGGCTACAGCGAGGAAGCGGCGCACCTGCTTGAGGCAGGGGCGGATTTCTTTGTCATGCCCTCTCTATACGAGCCCTGCGGACTGAACCAGATGTACAGCCTCGCCTACGGAACCCTTCCTGTTGTCCGTGCCACAGGCGGCCTTGATGACACCGTTAAAAACTACAACGAGCAGACAGGCGAAGGAACAGGCTTCAAATTTCAGCTCATCGACGGAGACGCCCTCTACAACACAATAGGCTGGGCAGTGAGCACATATTATGACAGACCCCGCCACATAGAGCAGATGCGCATGGCCGCGATTAGTGAAGATTTCGGTTGGAAAAATTCAGCCATACGTTACATAAATCTTTACAAAAATGTTACCGCCCTATAA
- a CDS encoding Mrp/NBP35 family ATP-binding protein translates to MGGCSQDESSCGSCSSAGACSTDEKQKHTDELIKKRLSGIKYKIMVMSGKGGVGKSTVSVSLASMLNAMGYTVGILDADIHGPNIPKMLGITKKGAMNGEDGIVPFEPIEGLKVMSVGFLIENDDEAIIWRAAIKHSMIQQFISDVAWGELDFLIIDLPPGTGDEPLSAAHVIGNVDGSVIVTTPQDVALLDSRKSVTFSRKLNVPIFGIIENMSGFCCPNCGSTVDLFKTGGGEKAALELGVTFLGRIPLEAQVVQDGDAGTPHVIGHPGSPVAKAMKEATIKILEQTIKKEG, encoded by the coding sequence ATGGGCGGTTGCTCACAGGACGAATCGAGCTGCGGCAGTTGCAGTTCCGCCGGCGCATGCAGTACCGACGAAAAACAGAAACACACGGATGAGCTTATCAAAAAGAGACTCTCAGGCATCAAATACAAGATCATGGTAATGAGCGGCAAGGGCGGCGTGGGAAAATCCACTGTCAGCGTAAGCCTCGCCTCAATGCTGAACGCAATGGGCTATACCGTGGGCATACTTGATGCAGACATACACGGTCCCAACATCCCCAAGATGCTTGGCATCACCAAAAAGGGAGCAATGAACGGCGAAGACGGCATAGTTCCCTTTGAGCCTATTGAAGGGCTTAAGGTTATGTCTGTGGGTTTTCTCATAGAAAACGATGACGAAGCGATCATATGGCGCGCAGCTATCAAACACAGCATGATCCAGCAGTTCATAAGCGATGTGGCATGGGGCGAGCTTGACTTCCTCATAATCGACCTCCCCCCCGGAACAGGGGATGAGCCTCTCTCTGCGGCTCATGTAATAGGCAATGTGGACGGCAGCGTGATAGTGACCACTCCGCAGGATGTTGCCCTGCTTGACTCACGCAAGTCTGTTACATTCAGCAGAAAGCTGAACGTGCCGATTTTCGGTATAATAGAGAATATGAGCGGGTTCTGCTGTCCCAACTGCGGAAGCACTGTTGACCTCTTTAAAACAGGCGGCGGAGAAAAAGCTGCTCTGGAACTTGGAGTAACCTTCCTCGGCAGGATCCCCCTTGAGGCGCAGGTTGTGCAGGACGGAGACGCAGGAACTCCCCACGTCATAGGCCACCCCGGTTCGCCGGTAGCCAAGGCGATGAAGGAAGCCACAATAAAAATTCTTGAGCAGACCATAAAAAAAGAGGGGTAA
- the def gene encoding peptide deformylase — protein MILDIKTFPDEVLRKKNEPVAAVDDSVRKLLSDMVDTMRSAKGVGLAAPQVGVNKRVIVIDISAGENPDSLMKIINPEILELSGEPDVNEEGCLSVPGEYEVVARPSRAVVRYIKEDGTEAVVEAEGFLARALQHEIDHLNGVLFIDRLSMSKRETVKKRIRKRISTGDYVAGRG, from the coding sequence GTGATTCTTGATATAAAAACCTTTCCCGATGAAGTATTGAGAAAGAAGAACGAACCTGTGGCTGCCGTTGATGATTCGGTGAGGAAACTGCTCTCCGATATGGTGGACACAATGCGGAGCGCAAAAGGCGTAGGTCTCGCCGCGCCGCAGGTCGGTGTCAACAAACGTGTGATAGTGATTGATATAAGCGCAGGTGAGAACCCTGACTCGCTTATGAAAATCATCAACCCTGAGATTCTGGAACTTTCCGGTGAGCCGGATGTCAATGAAGAGGGATGCCTCAGCGTCCCCGGCGAATATGAAGTGGTCGCCAGACCGTCCAGAGCCGTAGTCAGGTATATTAAAGAGGACGGCACGGAAGCTGTGGTTGAGGCCGAAGGTTTCCTCGCCAGAGCTCTCCAGCACGAAATAGACCACCTCAACGGTGTTCTCTTCATAGACAGGCTTTCCATGAGCAAAAGGGAGACTGTTAAAAAACGCATACGCAAACGCATCAGCACAGGCGACTATGTCGCAGGAAGAGGCTGA
- a CDS encoding DNA polymerase III subunit alpha, translated as MANEFVHLHLHTQYSLLDGAIKVADLMERIKEQGSKSVAVTDHGTMYGIVDFYKKAKAAELKPVLGCEVYVAPDTRFNKSYEKGEDKNHHFILLAKDNKGLANLRFLASRAQLEGFHYKPRIDKELLAQYSEGLIGLSACLAGEIPRAIMRNDLPHAVRTAETYRDILGKENFFLEIQDNGLPEQVQVNRQLMKMSKDMGIPLVATNDCHYLDKGDHLSHEVLMCIQTQSLLSSPNRMEIHTDQLWVKSPEEMWASFRDVPEALTNTVEIAGRCESSIEFGNLHLPEYDVPEGYSIDSYLEHLSREGLRRKLAHVPEELHREYYDRLVMELKVIVMKGFAGYFLIVWDFINYAHTQKIPVGPGRGSGAGSLVAYSLGITDIDPIRFNLLFERFLNPERESMPDFDIDFCVNGREEVIRYVRRKYGDDRVAQIITFGQLLGRGSVRDVGRVLEVPLKDVDKLAKTIPESPGMTINKALKADSDLESAFAEIEKGTDILRHARKLEGLLRNAGMHAAGIVIGDKPLDVYVPLCKGQNDEVVTQFEKDTLEEVGLVKFDFLGLKNLTIIDSAVKNIKAVHGIEIDMQKLDLGDQKTYDMLSAGDTTGVFQLESEGMKNLLKKLRPECIEDVIALVALYRPGPIGSGMLDSFVKRKHGEEVIDYPLEELVPILKETYGIIVYQEQVMQIAQVVGGYSLGNADILRRAMGKKKASLMEEHKNIFINGDEKMGVEGAIKRGFTKEKAEELFNLMEKFADYGFNKSHSAAYAIVAYQTAWLKANYSVEYMAALLSCELDKGEKVVAFKEETEKMGILVLPPDINESEKDFSIKSGNIRFGMGAIKNVGFSAIDSIVQQRAERPYTSIYDLCERIDLRLANKKVLESLIKAGALDSFGKNRRQHLQVLEMALEQGQRKQKMKEQGIMSIEDFLSGGDDDEDGGNDEFYPVCEEMPENELLVFEKEVLGFYVTNHPLARYSSVLDTFTTSSKDLAEKDDDTFAIAGGMVKAVKHHITKTKQEKMAFITLEDMEGEVDVLVFPKMYQENVRYLEEDKIIVIKGRVSKKDDRVSFKAEEIFDADETVEKLTETVVIKLNAVAFSDERMNKLRQLLANHQGEAAVMFEVEMPSKFVVKMSVGADFKVKPSFGLFKEIEDIFGEKRFDVKVKSEELQDNGNGRSNGWRRKQYSGGGAA; from the coding sequence ATGGCAAACGAATTTGTTCATCTCCATTTACATACACAGTATTCACTTCTGGACGGCGCGATCAAGGTCGCTGATCTCATGGAAAGGATAAAAGAACAGGGCAGTAAATCTGTCGCCGTAACGGATCACGGCACAATGTACGGCATCGTGGATTTCTACAAAAAGGCAAAGGCGGCCGAACTCAAGCCTGTTCTGGGGTGCGAGGTCTATGTTGCGCCGGATACGAGGTTCAACAAGAGCTACGAGAAGGGTGAGGACAAGAACCATCACTTCATCCTGCTGGCGAAAGACAACAAGGGGCTTGCCAACCTCCGTTTTCTCGCTTCCAGAGCCCAGCTTGAGGGTTTCCACTACAAACCGAGGATAGACAAGGAGCTTCTGGCGCAGTACTCAGAAGGGCTTATAGGCCTTTCAGCGTGCCTCGCCGGGGAGATACCCCGTGCCATAATGCGCAACGACCTGCCGCACGCTGTCCGCACCGCAGAAACCTACAGGGACATTCTGGGGAAGGAAAACTTCTTCCTTGAGATACAGGACAACGGCCTGCCGGAACAGGTGCAGGTCAACAGGCAGCTTATGAAAATGTCCAAGGACATGGGCATACCCCTTGTTGCAACCAATGACTGCCACTATCTGGACAAGGGCGATCACCTCTCCCATGAGGTGCTTATGTGCATACAGACCCAGTCTCTCCTCAGCTCTCCCAACAGGATGGAGATCCACACAGACCAGCTCTGGGTGAAATCCCCGGAGGAGATGTGGGCTTCGTTCAGGGATGTGCCGGAGGCGCTGACCAACACTGTGGAAATAGCCGGGAGATGCGAAAGCTCCATTGAGTTCGGCAATCTCCACCTGCCGGAGTATGATGTGCCGGAGGGCTACAGCATCGACTCATACCTTGAGCACCTTTCGAGGGAAGGACTCAGGCGTAAGCTTGCCCATGTGCCGGAGGAACTTCACAGGGAATATTACGACAGGCTGGTTATGGAGCTCAAGGTCATAGTTATGAAAGGCTTTGCGGGCTATTTCCTCATAGTGTGGGACTTCATAAACTATGCCCACACTCAGAAGATACCCGTCGGCCCCGGAAGGGGGTCAGGTGCTGGCTCTCTCGTGGCTTACTCCCTCGGCATAACGGATATAGACCCGATCCGCTTCAACCTGCTGTTTGAGCGTTTCCTCAACCCGGAAAGGGAGTCCATGCCCGACTTCGATATAGACTTCTGCGTAAACGGACGTGAAGAGGTGATCAGATATGTCCGCCGCAAATACGGGGATGACAGGGTGGCGCAGATTATCACCTTCGGCCAGCTTCTAGGCAGGGGCTCTGTGCGTGATGTGGGGAGGGTGCTGGAGGTTCCGCTTAAGGATGTGGACAAGCTCGCCAAAACCATACCCGAATCACCGGGGATGACGATAAACAAGGCACTTAAGGCTGACAGCGATCTGGAATCCGCCTTTGCGGAGATAGAGAAAGGGACAGATATACTCAGACACGCCCGCAAGCTGGAAGGGCTCCTGCGGAACGCAGGGATGCACGCAGCGGGAATAGTCATCGGCGATAAGCCGCTGGACGTTTATGTTCCCCTCTGCAAGGGGCAGAATGACGAGGTTGTGACCCAGTTTGAGAAGGACACGCTGGAGGAGGTCGGTCTTGTTAAGTTCGACTTCCTCGGCCTCAAAAACCTTACGATCATAGACAGCGCAGTGAAGAACATAAAAGCCGTTCACGGCATAGAAATAGACATGCAGAAGCTTGATCTCGGCGATCAGAAGACCTATGACATGCTTTCGGCGGGGGACACCACTGGCGTTTTCCAGCTTGAAAGCGAGGGGATGAAAAACCTTCTGAAAAAGCTCCGCCCCGAATGCATAGAGGACGTTATAGCCCTGGTTGCCCTTTACCGTCCGGGCCCCATAGGCAGCGGCATGCTTGACTCATTCGTGAAAAGAAAGCACGGGGAGGAGGTCATCGACTATCCTCTGGAAGAGCTTGTGCCTATACTGAAAGAGACTTACGGCATTATCGTCTATCAGGAACAGGTAATGCAGATTGCTCAGGTCGTGGGCGGATACTCCCTCGGCAATGCGGATATTCTCCGCCGGGCAATGGGCAAGAAAAAGGCCTCGCTGATGGAGGAGCACAAGAACATTTTTATCAACGGCGATGAGAAAATGGGCGTGGAGGGCGCAATTAAGCGCGGCTTCACAAAAGAAAAAGCCGAAGAGCTCTTCAACCTCATGGAAAAATTCGCCGACTACGGTTTCAACAAAAGCCACTCAGCGGCTTATGCCATTGTCGCCTACCAGACGGCATGGCTCAAGGCCAATTACTCGGTGGAATATATGGCTGCTCTCCTCTCCTGCGAGCTTGATAAGGGGGAGAAGGTTGTCGCCTTCAAGGAAGAGACGGAGAAGATGGGAATCCTAGTCCTTCCGCCGGACATAAACGAGAGCGAGAAGGATTTCAGCATAAAGAGCGGCAACATCCGCTTCGGCATGGGAGCCATAAAAAACGTTGGTTTCAGCGCCATAGACTCCATAGTCCAGCAAAGGGCAGAAAGACCCTATACATCGATTTACGACCTCTGCGAGAGGATTGACCTTCGCCTTGCCAACAAAAAGGTTCTGGAATCACTGATAAAAGCCGGCGCGCTGGACAGCTTCGGCAAAAACCGCAGACAGCATCTTCAGGTTCTGGAGATGGCTCTGGAACAGGGGCAGCGCAAGCAGAAAATGAAGGAGCAGGGGATAATGTCCATAGAGGATTTCCTCAGCGGCGGGGATGATGACGAGGACGGAGGGAATGACGAGTTTTACCCTGTCTGCGAAGAGATGCCTGAGAACGAGCTTCTTGTTTTCGAGAAGGAGGTTCTGGGCTTTTATGTGACCAACCACCCCCTTGCCCGCTACAGCTCCGTTCTGGATACATTTACCACTTCGTCTAAGGATCTTGCTGAGAAGGATGACGACACCTTCGCAATCGCAGGCGGCATGGTGAAGGCGGTGAAGCATCACATCACCAAAACCAAGCAGGAAAAAATGGCCTTCATAACCCTTGAGGATATGGAAGGTGAGGTGGACGTGCTTGTTTTTCCCAAGATGTATCAGGAGAATGTCCGTTATCTGGAAGAGGACAAAATAATTGTGATAAAGGGCAGGGTGAGCAAAAAGGACGACCGTGTGAGCTTTAAGGCGGAGGAGATTTTCGATGCTGACGAAACGGTGGAAAAGCTCACAGAAACTGTTGTGATTAAACTGAATGCAGTGGCGTTTTCAGATGAAAGGATGAATAAACTCAGGCAGCTTCTTGCTAACCATCAGGGGGAGGCAGCCGTTATGTTTGAGGTGGAAATGCCCTCGAAATTTGTGGTGAAGATGAGTGTGGGTGCGGATTTTAAGGTGAAGCCCAGCTTCGGGCTTTTTAAAGAGATAGAGGATATTTTCGGCGAGAAGCGCTTTGACGTTAAGGTCAAATCCGAAGAACTGCAGGATAACGGAAACGGCCGCAGCAACGGCTGGCGCAGGAAGCAGTACAGCGGCGGGGGTGCGGCATGA
- the thiS gene encoding sulfur carrier protein ThiS — protein sequence MIKAVINGKEAEIKKDSTLAEVIAVYKLNPERVVAEVNGNVLTRDKYADTLINSGDKVELINFVGGG from the coding sequence ATGATCAAGGCTGTTATAAACGGAAAAGAGGCTGAAATTAAAAAGGACTCCACCCTTGCTGAGGTTATAGCTGTTTATAAGCTTAATCCTGAGCGTGTTGTGGCAGAGGTTAACGGAAATGTCCTCACCAGGGATAAATACGCCGATACCCTGATAAACAGCGGGGATAAGGTGGAGCTTATAAACTTCGTGGGCGGCGGTTAA